Below is a genomic region from Methylobacterium sp. FF17.
GTGGTCGGCAAGGCCCTCAAGATCGGCCTGAAGCCGATCGTCGCCATCAACAAGGTCGACCGTCCCGACGCCCGCATCACCGAAGTGGTGAACGAGGTGTTCGACCTGTTCGCGGCCCTCGACGCCACCGACGAGCAGCTCGATTTCCCGATCCTCTACGGCTCGGGCCGCGCCGGCTGGATGGCCACCGCCCCCGATGGCGACCAGAGCCAGGGCCTCGCGCCCCTGTTCGATCTCGTGCTGGAGCACGTTCCCCAGGCCAAGGTCGAAGAGGGTCCGTTCCGGATGCTCGGCACCCTGCTCGAGGCCAACCCGTTCCTCGGCCGCATCATCACCGGCCGCATCGCGTCGGGCACCGTGAAGCCGAACCAGGCCATCAAGGTCATGGACCGCGAGGGCAAGGTCGTGGAGACCGGCCGCGTCTCGAAGATCCTCGCCTTCCGTGGCCTGGAGCGCGCGCCCATCGACGTGGGTGAAGCCGGCGACATCGTCTCCATCGCGGGCCTCGTGAAGGGCACCGTGGCCGACACGTTCTGCGACCCGCAGGTCGAGACCCCGATCCAGGCCCAGCCGATCGATCCGCCCACCGTCACCATGTCCTTCATCGTCAACGATTCGCCGCTCGCCGGCACCGAGGGCGACAAGGTCACGAGCCGCATGATCCGCGACCGCCTGTTCAAGGAGGCCGAGGGCAACGTCACGCTGAAGATCGAAGAGGCGGCCGACAAGGATTCGTTCTTCGTGTCGGGACGCGGCGAATTGCAGCTCGCCATCCTCATCGAGACCATGCGCCGTGAGGGCTTCGAGATCGCCGTCTCGCGTCCCCGCGTGGTGCTCTCGAAGGACGAGAACGACAACGTGCTCGAGCCGGTCGAGGAGGTCGTGGTCGACGTCGACGAGGAGTATTCCGGCGTCGTCGTGCAGAAAATGTCCGAGCGCAAGGCTGAGATGATCGAGATGCGGCCGTCCGGCGGTTCCCGCCTGCGCCTCGTCTTCCATGCGCCCACCCGCGGCCTCATCGGCTACCAGGGCGAGCTCATGACCGACACGCGCGGCACCGCGATCATGAACCGTCTGTTCAAGGCCTACGAGCCCTACAAGGGCGAGATGCCCGGCCGCCGCAACGGCGTGCTGATCTCGAACGACAAGGGCGAGGCCGTGGCCTACGCCATGTGGAACCTGGAAGATCGCGGCCCGATGATGATCGAGCCCGGCGCCAAGGTCTATCAGGGCATGATCATCGGCGAGCACAACCGCGAGAACGACCTCGAGGTGAACGTGCTCAAGGGCAAGAAGCTCACCAACATCCGCACCACCTCGAAGGACGAGGCCGTGCGCCTGACGCCGCCGATCCGCATGACCCTGGAGCGCTCGCTCGCCTGGATCCAGGACGACGAGCTGATGGAAGTCACGCCGAAGTCGATCCGCCTGCGCAAGACCTACCTCGACCCGAACGAGCGCAAGCGCTTCGAGCGCTCGGGCGGCGTCGCGTAACGCGCGACCCACCCACGACGCCGTTACGAGAGGCCGGGCGATGAGCCCGGCCTTTCTCGTTTGCAGCCCGTCTTGTGCCGATGGCGAGCTGGGCAAGCCCACGCCTGCGGCACGGTCACCGGGCGCGTTACGGACACGCTAGCGTTCGCGGATGTGCGGCTTTCGGGGAGGGAGGTTCGCGGCGTCGGGATCGAACCATCAGACCGTAATCAAAATCCGCTGTCCCGTGACCTGCTCGGCCTTCGTGCTCGCTTTGGCGCTGGTCGTCTCACCAATGGATTTCGACATGAACTCTCCGCTGGCCGAGCGCAGCGTCCCGTCATCCAGCATCAACACGCCAGACAACGTCTGCGACGTCATCGACCGGACTGTGTAGAGCTCGTAGGCCATGCTCTTCTCCTCGTCGTTCCGCGCGGCCTTCATTTCCGTGTCGAACGCCTCCAGCGCCTTCTGGGCGGCCTTTGTCGCATTGAGGGAGGCGACGTCTTCGAACTGCTTGGCAAGTTCTGGATCTTTCTCGAACAACTCCTCGATTTTTTTCTTGTAGGGGCTGTCGGTCTTGATCTTACCGAACTCGTCGATTTCCAGTTTGATCGGCTCATCCACGGGGATGCCGAGGTCTTCAAACCTTGTTATCAGATCAGCCGCCAATTTATTGGTTCGCTCCTGAACGAGCTCATCGAACGATTGGATGCGCGGCGTCTCCGAGGGTGATGTCGCCAAGGCCCCTTGGGTCTTTGCAAACGCTCTGCTTGCCGCGCTGCTGAAGTTTACGGTCGTGGCAGGACTCGCTGCAGTAGGGGCGGCCGCGTTCGTCGTCTTGGCAGCCGTCTGGCTTGCCGCCGGCGACGATGCCAAGTCTCGACTTCGCGTCCCCAGACTTGGTGTCGGTCCCATCGTGGTCATCGTCGAACCCTCGCATCAGCGGTGACCATGGCGATGGTGCCATGCAACTTCTAATAAAATAGATCGGCGCTTGTTCGCTTCATCCGTGGATCGCTAGCTGCTCGGGTCGTTCTCGCGGGATCGCGCCCGCTCATCGCTCCGGGCGACCCGGAAACGCCCGAACCGATGCCCTGACGCAGGCCCCATGCCGAGGCGCTCCGGCGGCCTCACCCCTCCCGCGCCCGCTCCCGCAGCAGATACTTCTGCACCTTGCCCGTCGAGGTCTTGGGCAACTCGCCGAACACAACCTGGCGCGGGAGCTTGTAGGCTGCCAAGCGATCGCGGCACCAACTGATCAGGGCGTCGGCCTCCACGCTCGCGTCGGGTTTCAGCTCCACGAAGGCGACCGGCGTCTCGCCCCATTTCTCGTCCGGCTTGGCCACCACGGCGGCGGCCGCGACGGCGGGATGGCGGAACAGGGCGTCCTCCACCTCGATGGAGGAGATGTTCTCGCCGCCCGAGATGATGATGTCCTTCGAGCGGTCCTTCAGCTGGATGTAGCCGTCCGGATGCTTCACCCCGAGGTCGCCGGAGCGGAACCAGCCGCCCGCGAAGGCGGCCTCGGTCGCGGCGCGGTTCTTCAGGTAGCCGCGCATCACCACGTTACCGCGAAACATCGCCTCGCCCATGGTCGCGCCGTCGGCCGGCACCGATTCGCAGGTGTCGGGGTCGCGGATGTCGAAGCCTTCGAGCACGGGGTAGCGCACGCCCTGGCGCGCCATTTTTTCCGCGCGCGCGTCCGCATCCAGAGCGTCCCAGTCCCGGTGCCAGGCATTCACCACCGCCGGGCCGTAGGTCTCGGTGAGGCCGTAGAGGTGGGTGACGTCGAAGCCGGCCCCGCCCATGGCGGACAGCACCGCCTGGGGTGGGGGCGCGGCCGCCGTCAGGAAGGCGACGCGGCGGGGGAGGGGGCGGCGCTCGGCCTCGGGCGCGTTGAGCAGGAGCTGCATCACGATCGGCGCGCCGCAGAGATGCGTGACCCCGTGCTCGGCGAGGGCGGCGTAGAGGGCGCCTGCCCGGACCTGCCGCAGGCAGACATGGGTGCCGGCCACCACCGAGAGCGTCCAGGCGAAGCACCAGCCGTTGCAGTGGAACATCGGCAGGGTCCAGAGATAGACCGGGTGCTGTCCCAGGTTGCCGGTGATCACGTTGCCCAGACACAGCAGGGCGGCGCCGCGGTGATGATAGACCACGCCCTTCGGGTCGCCGGTGGTGCCCGAGGTGTAGTTGAGCGAGATCGCGTCCCACTCGTCCGCCGGCATCGCCCAGTCCGAGCCCGCGTCCCCCTCCGCCAGCAGGGCCTCGTAGCCGAGGCTGCCCAGGGCCTCGCCCGGCCCCGCATATTCCGGGTCGTCCACATCGATCACCAGGGGGTTCACCCGGGCCGAGGCGAGGGCGGGCCCCGCGACGCGCGCGAATTCCCGATCGGTGATCAGAACCTTGGCCTCGCCGTGATCGAGGCAGAAGGCGAGGCCGGTGGCATCGAGGCGGGTGTTCAGGGTGTTGAGCACGGCCCCCGTCATCGGCACCCCGTAATGAACCTCGATCATCTCGGGCGTGTTGGCGAGCATCACCGCGACGGTGTCGCCGCGCCCGATGCCCCGGGCGGCCAGGGCCGAGGCGAGGCGGCGGCAGCGTGCGTAGAGATCCGCATAGCTGCGGCGCAGGGGGCCATGGATCACGGCGACATGGTCGGGAAACACCCGTGCCGCCCGGTCGAGGTAACTCAGGGGCGTCAGCGGCTGGTAGTTCGCCGGGTTCCGGTCGAGGTCGCGATCGTAGATCGTCGGCGCGGCCCTGTCGGCCGTCGTGGAGGCGGTCATTGGCGTGTCTCCCTGGGGCGATACGATACCGCGTCACCGGGATTCGACAAATGGAACGCGCCGGTGCCACGATCTGCGTGCCCTCCTGATCCGCTGACCCCCTTCAGAGGCGGCCGTGCGCGGCCGGACCCATCATGCGCCGTAACCGTCACGCCAAGATCGTCGCCACCGTCGGCCCCGCCTCATCCACGCCGGAAATGCTGCACGCCCTGTTCCTGGCCGGCGTCGATACCTTCCGGCTGAACTTCAGCCACGGCACGCAGGACGACCACGCGAAGGTCCATGCCGCCATCCGCGACCTCGAGCGCGCCGTGGGACGCCCGATCGGGATCCTTCAGGATCTGCAGGGGCCGAAGATCCGCGTCGGAACCCTGGCGGGCGGGCGCATCGAGGTGGCCTCCGGCGAGGCGATCCGCTTCGTCCTGGCGGGCGCGGAAGGCGGGCGCGACGCGATCCCGCTGCCGCATCCGGAGATCTTCGCGGCCGTGGCGCCGGGCCAGGATCTCCTCATCGATGACGGCCGGGTGCGCGTGCGCGTCACCGGGCTCACCGCCGACAGCATCGACGCCGAGGTGCTGGTCGGCGGCGTCATCGCGAACCGCAAGGGCGTGAACCTGCCCGGCACGCTGCTCGAGGTCTCGCCGCTGACGGCCAAGGACCGCGACGACCTCGCCTTCGGCCTCGACCTCGGGATGGATTGGGTCGCTCTCTCCTTCGTCCAGAAGCCGGCGGACGTGATCGAGGCGCGTGGGCTGATCGGCGACCGGGCCGGCCTGATGACCAAGGTCGAGAAACCCCAAGCCCTGGAGCGCATCGAGGACATCATCCGGCTCTCCGACGCCGTGATGGTCGCGCGGGGCGATCTCGGGGTCGAGATCCCGCACGAGGACGTGCCGGGCCGCCAGAAGGAGCTGATCCGCGCCTGCCGCCTCGCGGTCAAGCCGGTGGTGGTGGCGACTCAGATGCTCGATTCCATGGTCTCGGCCCCGACGCCCACCCGCGCCGAGGCGTCGGATGTCGCCACCGCGATCTACGACGGAGCGGACGCGGTGATGCTCTCGGCGGAATCCGCCACGGGCCGCTACCCCGTCGAGACGGTGGCGATGATGGCCCGGATCATCCACCGCACCGAGACGCACAAGCTCTACCGCTCCCTGATCACTGCCTCGGATCCGGGCGAGGAGGAGACGCCGCCCCACGCGATCGCGACCGCCACGGCGGCGCTCGCGGACGCGGTGCATGCGGCCGCCATCGTCGCCTATACCTTGAGCGGCACCACCGCCGCCCGCGTCGCCCGCCGGCGCCCGGCCGTGCCCATCCTGGCCCTGACGCCGGATCTCGCCACCTCGCGGCGCCTCTGCCTGCTCTGGGGCGCGCACAGCGTCCAGGCAGACGAAGTCGCCACCTACGAGGACATGGTGACGAACGCCGTGGCGCATGCCGTGGAGGAGGGGTTCGCCGCCCCGCAGGACCGCGTCGTCATCACGGCCGGCATCCCGTTCGCGGTCGCCGGCACGACGAACAACATCCGGATCGCTCAGGTTTAGACCCGTCCCGGATCGGGCCGTCCCGCCCGGCGTTCCAAGGAGCGGATCAGTCTGAGGATCTGGACGTCTCGCTATCGACGGGGGCGGCGCTTCGGAAGGCAGCGCGCCGGTCCCATCCCTTCCGGCCTTCAGCCAAACCGTGCTGGAGGAAGTGGAGGAGGGGGTTGATCCGTATTGCCGATACGTCAGGATTGGCGATCAGGTATCCCTCGGTGCTGAAATCCTCGCTCGGATCGTACCGCAACCTCCAACCGACAAACAAATAGTGCTCCAGAGGACCGAATTGATAATCGGCGACTTCAGGATACGTTCTGAGGTAAAATTTTTCGTCGAAATATCGAAGAGAAGATCGGGATCTTGTCTTCTGGCGAGCGAATGATCCTAGTCTCGAACTGAATGACATCTGCCTGTGCTCAGCTTGCGGCCCGATCGCCAAACGCAACCTGAGGTCAATAACAAAACTTAGAGTTAACTCGCAAGGCCTTGATACGGGATTCGTTTCCCCATGCGTTCACATCTCGCGTCGTCGCGAGCCGTCCGGGCCGTCAGGTAAGGTCGTCAGGGAGCCCAGCGCCGCATGGCACGGACCTGGATGTAGCCGAGGGCGACGAGGAACCAGGCGATGTGGGCAATCGTATAATATTGAAGAAACGGGTTGCTCGACGAGTAGAACATGACGATCGTCATGCAGCAGATCGACAGGCCGATCAGCGCATAGGACTTGTTCTGTCTACGCGCGAGGGCGATCCCGTCGAAGAGGAATCTGCAGATCAGCAGCAGGGCGGCATTGTAGAGGACATAGCCGACGACACCGGACTGAAACAGGATCGAGACGTAGTCCGAGTGGATGGCGG
It encodes:
- the typA gene encoding translational GTPase TypA, which produces MKLRNIAIIAHVDHGKTTLVDKLLSQSGSFRENQRVEERAMDSNDLEKERGITILAKATSVVWKDTRVNVVDTPGHADFGGEVERILSMVDGVIVLVDAAEGPMPQTKFVVGKALKIGLKPIVAINKVDRPDARITEVVNEVFDLFAALDATDEQLDFPILYGSGRAGWMATAPDGDQSQGLAPLFDLVLEHVPQAKVEEGPFRMLGTLLEANPFLGRIITGRIASGTVKPNQAIKVMDREGKVVETGRVSKILAFRGLERAPIDVGEAGDIVSIAGLVKGTVADTFCDPQVETPIQAQPIDPPTVTMSFIVNDSPLAGTEGDKVTSRMIRDRLFKEAEGNVTLKIEEAADKDSFFVSGRGELQLAILIETMRREGFEIAVSRPRVVLSKDENDNVLEPVEEVVVDVDEEYSGVVVQKMSERKAEMIEMRPSGGSRLRLVFHAPTRGLIGYQGELMTDTRGTAIMNRLFKAYEPYKGEMPGRRNGVLISNDKGEAVAYAMWNLEDRGPMMIEPGAKVYQGMIIGEHNRENDLEVNVLKGKKLTNIRTTSKDEAVRLTPPIRMTLERSLAWIQDDELMEVTPKSIRLRKTYLDPNERKRFERSGGVA
- a CDS encoding acyl-CoA synthetase, producing MTASTTADRAAPTIYDRDLDRNPANYQPLTPLSYLDRAARVFPDHVAVIHGPLRRSYADLYARCRRLASALAARGIGRGDTVAVMLANTPEMIEVHYGVPMTGAVLNTLNTRLDATGLAFCLDHGEAKVLITDREFARVAGPALASARVNPLVIDVDDPEYAGPGEALGSLGYEALLAEGDAGSDWAMPADEWDAISLNYTSGTTGDPKGVVYHHRGAALLCLGNVITGNLGQHPVYLWTLPMFHCNGWCFAWTLSVVAGTHVCLRQVRAGALYAALAEHGVTHLCGAPIVMQLLLNAPEAERRPLPRRVAFLTAAAPPPQAVLSAMGGAGFDVTHLYGLTETYGPAVVNAWHRDWDALDADARAEKMARQGVRYPVLEGFDIRDPDTCESVPADGATMGEAMFRGNVVMRGYLKNRAATEAAFAGGWFRSGDLGVKHPDGYIQLKDRSKDIIISGGENISSIEVEDALFRHPAVAAAAVVAKPDEKWGETPVAFVELKPDASVEADALISWCRDRLAAYKLPRQVVFGELPKTSTGKVQKYLLRERAREG
- the pyk gene encoding pyruvate kinase — its product is MRRNRHAKIVATVGPASSTPEMLHALFLAGVDTFRLNFSHGTQDDHAKVHAAIRDLERAVGRPIGILQDLQGPKIRVGTLAGGRIEVASGEAIRFVLAGAEGGRDAIPLPHPEIFAAVAPGQDLLIDDGRVRVRVTGLTADSIDAEVLVGGVIANRKGVNLPGTLLEVSPLTAKDRDDLAFGLDLGMDWVALSFVQKPADVIEARGLIGDRAGLMTKVEKPQALERIEDIIRLSDAVMVARGDLGVEIPHEDVPGRQKELIRACRLAVKPVVVATQMLDSMVSAPTPTRAEASDVATAIYDGADAVMLSAESATGRYPVETVAMMARIIHRTETHKLYRSLITASDPGEEETPPHAIATATAALADAVHAAAIVAYTLSGTTAARVARRRPAVPILALTPDLATSRRLCLLWGAHSVQADEVATYEDMVTNAVAHAVEEGFAAPQDRVVITAGIPFAVAGTTNNIRIAQV